CAGCTTTACTCTTTTCTAAGGGTGATGACGGTATCTTGAAAAAGATTGGCGAAGAAGCAACTGAAGCGGTGATGGTGGCTAAAGATGCGCGCAATTCTAATTTGGCACCAGAGCAGCAAAAGTTCTTGGTCGGCGAAATGGCAGACTTGTGGTTCCATTGCTTAATCACACTCTCGCAATTTAACCTACGACCTGAAGATGTTATTAGTGAGCTTGATCGTCGATTGGGTACCTCAGGGATTGAAGAGAAGGCGGCCAGAAAGGCTGCTGACAAGGAATAATGATGTCGCACGATCCCAATTGCTTGTTTTGTAAGATTTCTCAAGGATTGATTCCGTCCCAGAAGGTCTATGAGGATGAAGAAATTTTTGCGTTCAAAGACATCAACCCTGCTGCGCCAGTGCATTTCTTGATGATTCCTAAAAAACATATCCCCATGTTAGAGTCCACGGAAAGCATTGATGCCCCATTGCTGGGTAGAATGATGGAATTAGCGCCCCATCTTGCCAAAGAGCAAGGCTGCCGACCTGGGAAGGATGGTGGCTTTCGATTGATGGTAAATAATGGGGCTGATGGTGGGCAGGAGGTTTATCACTTGCACCTGCATGTGATGGGCGGTCCGCGTCCCTGGAAAAAATAATCCAAGGAGATTAAAGATGGGTTCATTTAGCATTTGGCATTGGTTAATTGTTTTGGTCATCGTGATGTCGGTATTTGGTACCAAGAAATTGCGCAACATCGGCCAAGATTTAGGCGGAGCCGTTAAGGGCTTTAAAGACGGCATGAAAACTGCTGAAGAGCCTAAAGAGCAGATTCAGCAAGGCGCTACATCCACCGAAAAAACAGTTGATGTGCAAGCCAAAGACGTTAATGTTAATAAGTAATCATTGATAGCGCAGATCGAAATTCATGCGGTTCTTAGTTAGCTTATTAAGATGATTGATCTTGGAGTTTCAAAGCTTGCGCTGATTGCTGTAGTTGCCTTGGTCGTAGTTGGGCCAGAGCGTTTGCCTAAAGTGGCTCGTATGGCTGGTAATTTATTTGGCCGTGCCCAACGCTATATGGCAGATGTCAAAGCCGAGGTGAGTCGCCAGATGGAGGTCGAGGAATTTAAAAAATTCCGGGAAGAAAGCGCCACCACTCTTAAAGAAGTTGAGAATAGCATTCATTCGACCGTACAAGAGGCTAGCTCAAACCTGAGTGATCAGGCCGATATATTCGAAACCAGTTTTGAAAAACCTCTGCTTGACGAAAGAGAAGTGCTGCGCAAGACCATGCGGCAAGGACGTAGTAGCTGGGGCGTTAAGCGTGCAGCTAGACCTATGTGGTTTAAGCGTTCCTCCGGACTACGAACGCGTGTGCAGTCTGGCGCCGCAAGAATGAAGCGCCTTCATCACGCTGCCGGTAAATAAAAAATAATCTTCGTATGACACAAAATAATTCCACCGAAGATTCTGGCTTACAAGAAACTTTTCTATCGCACTTATTTGAATTGCGCGATCGCGTCATCAAGGCAGTCTTAGCAATTATTGTTGTCTTCGTATGCTTGGTGTATTGGGCGCCAGATATTTTCCATATATTTGCACAGCCTTTATTGCAGGCTTTGCCTGCTGGCGGCAAAATGATTGTGACTGATGTAACTGGCTCGTTCTTTGTGCCCATGAAAGTCACGATGCTAGTGGCTTTCTTAATTGCGTTGCCTGTAGTGATGTATCAGCTTTGGGCCTTCATTGCGCCTGGACTCTATTTGCATGAGCGTAAATTAATTTTGCCTTTGGTAATTAGTAGCTACAGCCTATTCATTATTGGTATGGCATTCGCATACTTCTTGGTATTTCCAACCGTATTTAATTTCATGGCATCTTATAACGCTCCATTAGGCGCAGAAATGTCTACCGACATTGATAACTACCTAAGCTTTGCGATGACTACGTTCCTGGCATTTGGTATTACGTTTGAGGTGCCGGTAGTGGTCGTGGTTTTAGTGCGCATGGGCATGGTGCCTTTGGCTAAGCTAAAAGAGATTCGGCCTTATGTGATTGTTGGTGCATTTGTGATCTCAGCAATTGTGACGCCCCCTGATGTGCTTTCTCAGTTGCTTCTCGCGGTTCCAATGACTTTGCTCTACGAGCTCGGTTTATTAATTGCTCGTTTTTATGTGCCAAAGCCTTCTGAAGGCAGCGCCGAAGACGGTGGTGACGCTTAATTAAGCGGGCTGTACTTCTGAAAGGTTTTTTGAGAAGGTGTTGGCCAGCCAACTTGTAACCCGATCAAAGCGATAGCGCCTTTGACGTAAATTACCTTTAATATCTAATTCTGAGCCCACAAAAGCTTTGCCTGCTGCCAATAGAGCTCGACGCTGCTGAATGGTTTCTATCTGAATTAATCTCGGCAAAATTTTTGGCAATTCCCAGCGAATATCGACCACTACGCAATGTTCATGCTGTAGCTGACCTACCTCGCAAAGTAATAACTCTGCTTTGGTGAAGTTAAATTGGTTGGCAATAACAATACGATGGCATAACAATAACCAATCTTCATCTAGCTTATGTTCTGCATGATGATTAATAGCTTGTTCGGCAAATTGCGCGAGTTCTAGCCATTCATTCGATTTGGGATCTGGACAGCTCCCCAAAATTTTTCCGAGCAATTCTTTTGCTTCGGGGATGCCTTGTTGGTGCGCTTGCCAAACCCAATAGGATGCTTGTAGGCCGCGCACTTTTTCATCGCTCTTTTCGCGCTTTCGCCAAAGGTTAGCTCCTTTTCGGAGTTGCGCCTGCGGGTGCCCTAAGTCAGCAGCGCGATCAAAGCAGCGATCACTCTCTGTTGCGTTGTATCCGGAGAATTGAGGGCGGCGATAGATTTTACCTAATGCATACCAAGCATCGCGATCGCCATCTTTTGCGGCAAGCTCCAGCCAGTGCGCCGCTTTTTTAAGTGAGGCGTTTGGTTTTCCTTCTGCAGCAGATTCGTTGCTATCTAGCTGAGCAAGGCGCAAACCCAATGTGAGTTTTGCAATAGTTAATCCAAGTTCAGCCGCTTGAGTTAGAGCATCTTCATTTCCATCCTCAAGCCAAACACCCCATAGCGAGGTGAGGGCTTCATTCTTTGGCTGTAATTTAATAAGCAACTCTTTTGCATTTGATGCAAAAGCGGAGTCACTCCCCGCCAATTCTTGTAAATACTGCTTCACAATTTTTTGTAGCCCAATTAAATCTAAATGGCTCATTTTTTCCAGAGAGGTTGTTTCTTTTCGCGTTTTGATCCAATCGACCAGGCTAGATTGAATCTCTTGATTTAGCGGGTTGATCAAAAGATTTGCCAGCTGCCATTTGGCAGCTTGTTGGGATTGGACGTCGCCATTTCCTTCTGCCAGCCTCCAAAAAGTGTCCCAGCCAAAACTGAATGCAGGGGAGCCAAAAGTATCAGCAAGGGGGATATTGGCTATTTGGGATAAAACATTCAAAACTGATTCACCCTCTGAGCTTTGGCCTTCAGGCTTTTGATTTGCAATGGAAAAATAAGATTTTTCTAGCCAAATCAAGGCATTAGAGGGTTGGATGGGGGTTTTAAACGCCCCAGTGAGGTAAGCCTGTGCTAATTTTTGTTGCGCTAATACATCGCCCAAGCGGGCTGAACTGAGTATTTTTAAGAATTCGCGACTTGCCATATGACAATTTTGGCATTCCAAGGGCAAAAAAGGTGGAAATCAGGGCTCTTGTTGCCGAGATACAACGAAGGAAGCCAAAAAACTACCTTTTGACAAGCAAAAAGAGCTCCTAAATACCCTTACCCCCAGTCTAGCTGGGCAAAAGAAGCAAAATTCATAGGTCCCAGTTTTATTTGGGCATTACTTTTATTAATTTTTGGAGATTTAAAGAATGAAAAAATCGCTATTAGCAGTTGCAGCTATCGGTGCATTTGCGTCTGCTGCTCAAGCTCAGTCAAGCGTTACTGTATACGGCCTCTTGGACGTTGGTTACATCGGTAACAACTCAAAAGCAACAGCCGCTAACGTGCAATCTGCACAAACTGGTAGCTCTTTCAGCCAATCAGCTGAATCAACAAGCCGTTTAGGTTTCAAAGGTACTGAAGATTTGGGCGGCGGTATGTCTGCATTCTTCACTGTTGAAACAGGTTTGACACCATCACAAGTTAACGCTTCACCATGGAATAACCGTCAAGCATTTGCTGGCGTTAAAAAGAATGGTATCGGCCAATTCGCTATCGGTACTCAGTACACTCCAGTTCACGCTGCTGTTTCAGCAACTGATCCTGGCGAAGCAAACAACATGGTTGGTAACGTAATTTACGCAACTAACACTGCTGGTATTGGTAACACAACACAAGCAACTACTGTTGCAACATCTACCAACGGTGGTACTGATGCTTACACAGTTCGTACAGCAAACACATTGAAAGTTCAAAGCGACAACTTCGCTGGTTTCGTAGGTACAGCAATCTACACAATGAACAATCAAAACAACAACCAAACTGGTAACTACAATACCTCTACAGGTAGCGCAGCTGGTGGTGTTAACAACAACAGCGGTTGGGGTCTTGGCGTTAACTACACATGGCAAAAATTATTGGTAACTGCAAACTACCAGTCATTCAAGTCTGTTAACCCATACACATTGACTACTACAGCTTCAGGCTCTTCAGTTGCTACAACTCCAGCGCCTTCTTTGTATAGCACTGTTGGCGGTTCAAACATTCAAGATAACCAAGCTTACATCGCTGCAACATATGACTTCGGCATCTTGAAGGCATGCGCTCAGTGGGTTAACCGTAAAGCAACATCTACAATCAACTCTAGCTACTACGCTAGCCGTAGCGCACAGCAGATTGGTGTACGTAGCTACATCACTCCAGCTATCGAAGCTTGGGCAAGCGTTGGTAACGGTCGTATCGACACACTCGGTACAAACTCACCAACAGCTAACTTCACAGCGTATCAGTTAGGTTCTAACTACTACCTCAGCAAGCGTACAAACTTGTATGCTATCTACGGT
Above is a window of Polynucleobacter necessarius DNA encoding:
- a CDS encoding phosphoribosyl-ATP diphosphatase: MTSAANKPSALDSGLAHLADVIDQRRDAFKAGQADPKTSYTALLFSKGDDGILKKIGEEATEAVMVAKDARNSNLAPEQQKFLVGEMADLWFHCLITLSQFNLRPEDVISELDRRLGTSGIEEKAARKAADKE
- a CDS encoding histidine triad nucleotide-binding protein; this translates as MSHDPNCLFCKISQGLIPSQKVYEDEEIFAFKDINPAAPVHFLMIPKKHIPMLESTESIDAPLLGRMMELAPHLAKEQGCRPGKDGGFRLMVNNGADGGQEVYHLHLHVMGGPRPWKK
- the tatA gene encoding Sec-independent protein translocase subunit TatA; this translates as MGSFSIWHWLIVLVIVMSVFGTKKLRNIGQDLGGAVKGFKDGMKTAEEPKEQIQQGATSTEKTVDVQAKDVNVNK
- the tatB gene encoding Sec-independent protein translocase protein TatB, with product MIDLGVSKLALIAVVALVVVGPERLPKVARMAGNLFGRAQRYMADVKAEVSRQMEVEEFKKFREESATTLKEVENSIHSTVQEASSNLSDQADIFETSFEKPLLDEREVLRKTMRQGRSSWGVKRAARPMWFKRSSGLRTRVQSGAARMKRLHHAAGK
- the tatC gene encoding twin-arginine translocase subunit TatC, which produces MTQNNSTEDSGLQETFLSHLFELRDRVIKAVLAIIVVFVCLVYWAPDIFHIFAQPLLQALPAGGKMIVTDVTGSFFVPMKVTMLVAFLIALPVVMYQLWAFIAPGLYLHERKLILPLVISSYSLFIIGMAFAYFLVFPTVFNFMASYNAPLGAEMSTDIDNYLSFAMTTFLAFGITFEVPVVVVVLVRMGMVPLAKLKEIRPYVIVGAFVISAIVTPPDVLSQLLLAVPMTLLYELGLLIARFYVPKPSEGSAEDGGDA
- a CDS encoding tetratricopeptide repeat protein gives rise to the protein MASREFLKILSSARLGDVLAQQKLAQAYLTGAFKTPIQPSNALIWLEKSYFSIANQKPEGQSSEGESVLNVLSQIANIPLADTFGSPAFSFGWDTFWRLAEGNGDVQSQQAAKWQLANLLINPLNQEIQSSLVDWIKTRKETTSLEKMSHLDLIGLQKIVKQYLQELAGSDSAFASNAKELLIKLQPKNEALTSLWGVWLEDGNEDALTQAAELGLTIAKLTLGLRLAQLDSNESAAEGKPNASLKKAAHWLELAAKDGDRDAWYALGKIYRRPQFSGYNATESDRCFDRAADLGHPQAQLRKGANLWRKREKSDEKVRGLQASYWVWQAHQQGIPEAKELLGKILGSCPDPKSNEWLELAQFAEQAINHHAEHKLDEDWLLLCHRIVIANQFNFTKAELLLCEVGQLQHEHCVVVDIRWELPKILPRLIQIETIQQRRALLAAGKAFVGSELDIKGNLRQRRYRFDRVTSWLANTFSKNLSEVQPA
- a CDS encoding porin gives rise to the protein MKKSLLAVAAIGAFASAAQAQSSVTVYGLLDVGYIGNNSKATAANVQSAQTGSSFSQSAESTSRLGFKGTEDLGGGMSAFFTVETGLTPSQVNASPWNNRQAFAGVKKNGIGQFAIGTQYTPVHAAVSATDPGEANNMVGNVIYATNTAGIGNTTQATTVATSTNGGTDAYTVRTANTLKVQSDNFAGFVGTAIYTMNNQNNNQTGNYNTSTGSAAGGVNNNSGWGLGVNYTWQKLLVTANYQSFKSVNPYTLTTTASGSSVATTPAPSLYSTVGGSNIQDNQAYIAATYDFGILKACAQWVNRKATSTINSSYYASRSAQQIGVRSYITPAIEAWASVGNGRIDTLGTNSPTANFTAYQLGSNYYLSKRTNLYAIYGSAQTSSVNVQGSGNTAASNNNYALGLRHTF